In Schizosaccharomyces osmophilus chromosome 2, complete sequence, the following proteins share a genomic window:
- the pdt1 gene encoding plasma membrane Nramp family manganese ion transmembrane transporter, with protein sequence MSSDSIDSKYMIEMKSLESLTVTRPYDFASNNRSTHLPSDEEGSFEHSTEKQTKLSKYWKKCSYEIREYCKFIGPGFLIAVAYIDPGNYSTDLEAGARFQYKLLFIVFIANLIAVYLQSLCCRLGSVTGFDLARNCREQYHKYVCIAFYILAEIAIVATDIAEVIGTAVALKILMKIPLVAGVVITILDVLLVLIAWRPEGSMLGVRIFEAAVAMLVLVVAISFAVVLGRVHIGGAGQVFKGFLPSSTVFSREGLYSSIGILGATVMPHSLFLGSGLVQTRLRDFDVRSGNYVATGDCSDYRPSIQTIRHSLTYSVVEVVLSLFTFALFTNSSILIVAGAVFYNTSNADTSDLFSIFDLLTKYVSLSCGKLFAVALLFSGMSAGYVCTIAGQMVSEGYINWNLRPWIRRTLTRSIAIIPCLVVAAAVGQSGLNKVLNASQVCLSILLPILTFPLVMFTCSRKVMSIYSEKVDEETGEIIRDVHDLSLGWPMTIFTWLIWMFLTALNLLLIIWLGMGISY encoded by the coding sequence ATGTCTTCTGATTCTATCGACTCGAAATATATGATAGAAATGAAGTCGCTGGAATCTTTAACTGTTACAAGACCTTATGATTTTGCAAGCAATAATCGTTCCACGCATTTGCCTTCCGACGAGGAAGGATCGTTTGAGCACTCGACggaaaaacaaaccaaactTTCAAAGTACTGGAAAAAATGTAGCTACGAGATTCGAGAGTACTGCAAATTCATAGGACCCGGATTTTTAATTGCCGTTGCATATATAGATCCCGGTAATTATTCTACGGATTTGGAGGCTGGTGCACGGTTTCAATATAAGCTTCTATTTATCGTTTTCATAGCAAATCTAATTGCTGTTTACCTACAGTCCCTATGCTGCCGCTTGGGCTCTGTAACCGGATTCGATTTAGCAAGAAATTGTCGAGAACAGTACCATAAATACGTTTGCATAGCCTTTTACATCTTGGCCGAAATTGCCATTGTCGCTACGGACATTGCAGAGGTCATTGGTACCGCGgttgctttgaaaattttaatgaaaattcCTCTTGTTGCCGGTGTTGTTATTACTATCTTGGATGTATTACTTGTGCTAATCGCTTGGCGTCCTGAAGGTTCCATGCTAGGTGTTCGTATATTCGAAGCCGCCGTTGCCATGCTGGTACTCGTCGTGGCTATTTCATTTGCTGTCGTTCTTGGCCGTGTTCATATCGGTGGAGCCGGTCAAGTTTTTAAGGGCTTTCTTCCAAGTTCTACAGTTTTCTCGCGTGAAGGGTTGTACAGTAGTATTGGAATTCTCGGAGCTACTGTTATGCCtcattctttgtttctagGATCCGGTCTTGTGCAAACCCGTTTAAGGGATTTCGATGTTCGATCAGGAAATTATGTTGCCACGGGAGATTGCTCCGACTATAGGCCTTCTATCCAAACCATAAGGCATTCTTTGACTTACTCAGTAGTTGAAGTCGTACTTTCACTCTTTACATTTGCCTTGTTTACCAATTCCAGTATTTTAATTGTTGCAGGAGCTGTCTTTTATAACACTAGCAACGCTGACACCTCAGaccttttttccattttcgaTTTGCTTACCAAATATGTGTCTCTTTCTTGTGGTAAGCTCTTTGCGGTAGcccttttattttctggTATGAGTGCCGGTTATGTTTGTACTATTGCGGGCCAAATGGTTAGTGAAGGCTACATCAACTGGAATTTACGTCCTTGGATCCGAAGAACCCTTACCAGATCTATAGCCATCATCCCTTGTCTAGTCGTTGCGGCTGCTGTAGGTCAAAGCGGACTAAACAAAGTTTTAAACGCTAGTCAAGTTTGCCTTTCCATCTTGTTGCCTATTTTAACGTTCCCTCTTGTAATGTTTACGTGCTCTCGAAAGGTAATGTCAATTTACTCAGAGAAAGTTGATGAAGAAACTGGTGAAATCATAAGAGATGTTCATGATTTAAGCTTGGGTTGGCCCATGACTATATTTACTTGGCTAATTTGGATGTTTCTTACTGCGTTGAATTTACTTCTTATTATTTGGTTAGGAATGGGAATTTCCTACTGA